From the genome of Psychroserpens ponticola, one region includes:
- a CDS encoding YciI family protein — MMIFIGADYAALGLSPEELQTRMGKWFAWGNKMEQAGILRGGEALTPQVRRIVGENRTVSDLASAEIKEIVGGYYTVEAKDFDAVQAIAQDFPDYDLGGTVEIREIMVFDR; from the coding sequence ATGATGATTTTTATCGGAGCAGATTATGCTGCTTTAGGACTTTCGCCTGAGGAACTTCAAACCAGAATGGGAAAATGGTTTGCTTGGGGAAACAAAATGGAACAGGCAGGAATCCTTAGAGGAGGAGAAGCTTTAACACCACAAGTAAGACGAATTGTTGGAGAAAACAGAACAGTTTCTGATTTAGCTTCTGCTGAGATTAAAGAAATTGTTGGAGGATATTATACTGTTGAGGCAAAAGATTTTGATGCTGTACAAGCTATTGCTCAGGATTTTCCTGATTATGATTTAGGCGGAACTGTAGAGATTCGTGAAATTATGGTATTTGATAGATAA